The following are encoded in a window of Thermoanaerobacter ethanolicus JW 200 genomic DNA:
- a CDS encoding phage holin family protein, which produces MLQTVIRFIVSAIVLLVVGYLVPGFSVAGFWGALISAVVIALLGYIVELILGKDISPRSRGFVGFIVAAVVIYVSQFIVPTIHATIVGSLIAAFVIGLVDAFVPTELR; this is translated from the coding sequence ATGTTACAAACAGTTATTCGCTTTATTGTGTCAGCTATTGTGCTGTTAGTGGTAGGATATCTTGTTCCAGGGTTTAGCGTCGCAGGATTTTGGGGAGCTCTTATTTCAGCGGTGGTAATAGCTTTGTTAGGCTATATTGTAGAATTAATATTAGGGAAAGATATTTCACCAAGAAGCCGTGGCTTTGTAGGATTTATTGTTGCGGCGGTAGTGATATACGTTTCTCAGTTTATTGTTCCTACCATTCACGCAACAATAGTTGGTTCGTTGATTGCTGCTTTTGTGATAGGATTGGTTGACGCCTTTGTACCGACAGAGTTGAGGTGA
- the holA gene encoding DNA polymerase III subunit delta — protein sequence MNYKELVESLKKDKIDNVYLFYGEERFLLLDALKRIKAKILMPETMDMNYVVIEKDSPEECMEAIIENCETLPLFSDYKLVVVKNEEEQLSKLGDKELKRLTNYLEEKVTSPQSSIVLVIIGGEKIDLRKKLYKFIEKIGKIVYFQRLSFEEAVNYAGYFLKKSGKKVKKSDVEYIVKSVGTDLYAIVNEIHKLVSYSDSEEIEMEKMKEVLTINLQQNIFNLVNAIGMKKEKEAYKVLHTLLEKGEVPLIILSMIVRQMRLITKIKSFEGKFGDKKTIASSLGVPYFAVEELMRQSRLFKKEELERAYKECLKCDIALKSGADSSLALEGLVKKLCK from the coding sequence ATGAATTATAAAGAGTTAGTGGAGAGTTTAAAAAAAGATAAGATTGACAATGTATATCTTTTTTATGGAGAAGAGAGGTTTTTATTGTTAGATGCTTTAAAAAGGATAAAAGCAAAAATATTAATGCCTGAGACTATGGATATGAACTATGTGGTTATTGAAAAAGATAGTCCAGAAGAATGTATGGAAGCTATTATCGAAAATTGTGAGACATTACCTTTATTTTCTGATTACAAATTAGTAGTAGTAAAAAATGAAGAGGAACAGCTTTCTAAGCTAGGGGATAAAGAGTTAAAAAGACTTACGAACTATCTAGAAGAAAAAGTTACTTCTCCTCAAAGCAGCATTGTACTAGTAATTATAGGAGGAGAAAAAATAGATTTAAGGAAAAAGCTTTATAAGTTTATTGAAAAAATAGGTAAAATAGTTTATTTTCAAAGACTTTCTTTTGAAGAGGCAGTAAATTACGCCGGCTATTTTTTAAAAAAGAGTGGCAAAAAAGTAAAAAAATCTGATGTGGAATATATTGTGAAGAGCGTTGGAACGGATTTATACGCAATTGTAAATGAAATACATAAATTAGTTTCCTATTCTGACAGTGAAGAAATAGAAATGGAAAAGATGAAAGAGGTTCTTACTATAAACCTGCAACAAAACATTTTTAATCTTGTCAATGCTATAGGAATGAAAAAAGAAAAAGAGGCTTATAAAGTTTTACACACCCTTTTAGAAAAAGGAGAAGTACCCCTTATTATATTGTCGATGATTGTAAGACAAATGAGGTTGATTACTAAGATAAAAAGCTTTGAAGGTAAATTTGGCGATAAAAAGACTATTGCATCTTCTTTAGGAGTACCATACTTTGCAGTAGAAGAGTTAATGAGACAGAGTAGACTTTTTAAAAAAGAAGAGTTGGAAAGAGCTTATAAAGAGTGTTTGAAATGTGATATTGCATTGAAATCAGGAGCAGATAGTAGTTTGGCATTGGAGGGGCTTGTAAAAAAATTGTGCAAATGA
- a CDS encoding HAD family hydrolase, translating into MIDTFLFDLDGTLLPVDTDKMLDEYFLSLTKKLSSLFDPHFLFKSLYSASMDMINNLDPNKTNEEAFFDSFLKKVNYPKEELDVLFEDFYLNDYKELGKNIKANEYVKKSLEILKEKGYTLVLATNPVFPRIAILERLRWAGLNESYFDFITTYENMHFCKPHIQYYEEILKVINKKPENCYMVGNDVEEDLIAFKLGMKTFLIEDYMINRNSKDIVATQKGSYKDLYEFVCSFKEGGKNL; encoded by the coding sequence ATGATTGATACATTTCTATTTGACTTGGACGGTACCTTACTTCCTGTTGATACGGACAAGATGTTGGATGAGTATTTTTTAAGTCTCACAAAAAAGCTTTCTTCTCTATTTGACCCCCATTTTTTATTTAAAAGTCTTTATAGTGCCAGTATGGACATGATAAATAATTTAGATCCAAACAAAACTAATGAAGAAGCATTTTTTGATTCTTTTTTAAAAAAAGTCAACTATCCAAAAGAGGAATTGGATGTACTTTTTGAAGACTTTTATTTAAATGATTACAAAGAGTTAGGAAAAAATATTAAGGCCAATGAATACGTCAAGAAATCCTTAGAAATTTTGAAAGAAAAAGGCTATACACTTGTTTTAGCAACCAATCCTGTATTTCCAAGAATTGCAATCTTAGAGAGGCTTAGATGGGCAGGCCTTAATGAAAGCTATTTTGATTTTATAACTACTTATGAAAATATGCATTTTTGTAAGCCCCATATACAATACTATGAAGAGATATTAAAAGTTATAAATAAAAAGCCGGAAAATTGTTATATGGTGGGAAATGATGTGGAAGAGGACTTGATAGCTTTTAAGTTGGGTATGAAGACTTTTTTGATTGAGGACTATATGATAAATAGAAATTCAAAAGATATAGTAGCGACACAAAAGGGTAGTTACAAAGATTTATATGAATTTGTCTGTAGCTTTAAGGAGGGAGGCAAAAATTTATGA
- the rpsT gene encoding 30S ribosomal protein S20 has product MANTKSAKKRISVIAKRTLRNKMIKSRVKTFIKKFNESLATGDIETIKEKLRLAVKELDKAATKGVLHKNTVARKKSRLYAKFNNLLKSAASNE; this is encoded by the coding sequence TTGGCAAACACAAAATCTGCAAAGAAGAGGATTTCTGTTATCGCAAAAAGGACTTTACGCAATAAAATGATAAAATCAAGAGTTAAAACATTTATTAAAAAGTTTAACGAAAGTTTAGCTACAGGAGATATAGAAACAATAAAAGAAAAATTAAGACTTGCTGTCAAAGAATTGGACAAAGCTGCCACAAAAGGAGTTCTCCACAAAAACACAGTGGCAAGAAAAAAGTCCAGACTTTATGCAAAATTTAACAATCTTTTAAAATCAGCAGCAAGTAATGAATAA
- the spoIIP gene encoding stage II sporulation protein P, producing MYRYYSFSKISRIMFLILLLINVFLYNWMTQPYKGEYRQIIGDSFSEEYDKLDSLFVTSINYTLPIIEVAFTSQGYTGKDLTFSSLLNAKVKDPINILKFQLPILAQIDLEKVSANNIQNNDAQTNPPSNNNVNLSDTNAQSDKNTPQTQGEEEKPVSKNIDNSKPYLLIYHTHTMEAYAATEKNKYIARYGYDRTDDLNYTVAKVADYLTEYFKKEGISVLHDKTIHDYNYDKSYVNSFATVSKILKEYPSIKAAIDLHRDGYGAVMKPGVETIPALSNLPNQDFRKKYVMEINGEKVAKVSFIIGSRRTPEMKEDWRRNYEFAKRISDKLNELYPGLSLGVQVKPYSEYNQHLLEKSILIELGSNYNTLEEAIATTKYLAKAISEVIKQQQDFGQ from the coding sequence TTGTACAGGTATTATAGTTTTTCAAAGATAAGCAGAATAATGTTTCTAATTTTGTTATTGATAAACGTTTTTCTTTATAATTGGATGACACAACCTTATAAGGGTGAATATAGACAAATAATTGGTGATTCTTTTTCAGAGGAGTATGATAAATTAGACAGTTTATTTGTAACTTCAATAAATTATACCCTGCCGATAATAGAAGTAGCATTTACTTCTCAAGGGTATACAGGAAAGGATTTAACCTTTTCCTCTTTGTTAAATGCTAAAGTTAAAGACCCTATTAATATATTGAAATTTCAACTTCCAATTTTAGCACAGATAGATTTGGAAAAAGTAAGTGCTAATAATATACAGAATAATGATGCACAAACAAATCCTCCTTCTAATAACAATGTGAATTTGTCTGATACTAATGCACAAAGTGACAAAAACACACCGCAGACACAAGGAGAGGAAGAAAAACCAGTTTCGAAAAATATAGATAATAGTAAACCCTATCTTTTGATATATCACACTCATACTATGGAAGCTTATGCTGCTACAGAAAAGAACAAATACATAGCAAGGTACGGCTATGATAGGACAGATGATTTAAATTATACTGTTGCAAAAGTAGCAGATTATCTTACGGAATATTTTAAAAAAGAAGGAATTTCTGTATTGCACGATAAAACTATCCATGATTACAACTATGACAAATCCTATGTAAACTCTTTTGCAACGGTCAGTAAAATTTTAAAAGAGTATCCTTCTATTAAAGCAGCGATTGACTTGCATAGAGATGGCTATGGTGCTGTTATGAAACCAGGGGTAGAAACTATTCCTGCTTTGAGCAATTTGCCAAACCAAGATTTTAGAAAAAAATATGTGATGGAAATAAACGGGGAAAAAGTAGCAAAAGTTTCTTTCATAATAGGTTCAAGAAGGACACCGGAAATGAAAGAAGATTGGAGAAGAAATTACGAATTTGCCAAAAGAATAAGTGATAAATTAAATGAACTTTATCCCGGCCTATCTTTAGGAGTACAGGTAAAGCCCTACAGTGAATATAATCAGCATCTTCTTGAAAAGTCGATACTGATAGAATTAGGAAGTAACTATAATACTTTAGAGGAGGCAATTGCAACTACAAAGTATCTGGCTAAAGCCATTAGTGAAGTGATAAAGCAGCAACAAGATTTTGGGCAGTGA
- the gpr gene encoding GPR endopeptidase: MYSIRTDLAVEARELYKGREIPGVSVEEKHLEGIKVTKVKILNEEGEKAMGKPVGDYITIEAPGLIERDLDLEEEVAKVLADIIKEIANLTENTQVLVVGLGNWNVTPDALGPRVVSNIVVTRHLKEYAPQQFGDEIRSVSAISPGVLGITGIETAEILKGVVDRIKPDLIITIDALASRRLERLSTTIQISNTGISPGSGIGNRRLSITEQSLGIPVIAIGVPTVVDAVTIANDTIEYLTEELLKQTKEESPFYEVLKNMSQQEKYSLIQEVLTPYVHNLVVTPKEIDLLVKNISSIISRGINLALQPGLTEKEMNQLLH, encoded by the coding sequence ATGTACAGTATAAGGACAGACCTTGCAGTAGAAGCGAGAGAATTATACAAAGGAAGAGAGATTCCAGGGGTGAGTGTGGAGGAAAAACACTTAGAGGGTATAAAAGTGACAAAGGTCAAAATTTTAAATGAAGAAGGAGAAAAAGCAATGGGGAAGCCAGTGGGGGACTATATAACTATTGAAGCCCCCGGCCTCATTGAAAGGGACTTGGATTTAGAGGAAGAAGTTGCGAAAGTTTTAGCAGATATAATTAAAGAAATAGCTAATTTGACGGAAAATACACAAGTTTTAGTAGTAGGGTTAGGCAATTGGAATGTCACCCCTGATGCTTTAGGGCCACGGGTGGTGTCTAACATTGTGGTGACAAGGCATTTAAAGGAATATGCACCTCAACAGTTTGGCGATGAAATTCGGTCTGTCAGCGCAATTTCTCCCGGAGTTTTAGGCATAACCGGGATAGAAACAGCTGAAATTTTAAAAGGTGTAGTTGACAGAATAAAACCTGACTTAATAATTACAATTGACGCTTTGGCTTCGAGAAGATTAGAGAGGTTGTCTACTACTATTCAAATTTCAAATACAGGTATAAGTCCAGGGTCTGGAATAGGTAATAGAAGGCTTTCCATTACTGAGCAAAGCTTAGGGATACCTGTAATAGCCATAGGAGTTCCTACAGTAGTAGATGCGGTCACAATTGCTAACGACACCATCGAATATTTAACAGAAGAGTTACTAAAACAGACCAAAGAAGAAAGCCCTTTTTATGAAGTACTTAAGAATATGAGTCAACAAGAGAAATACAGTCTCATTCAAGAAGTTTTAACACCTTATGTACATAATCTTGTAGTTACTCCTAAAGAAATAGATTTATTGGTAAAAAATATATCTTCAATTATTTCCAGAGGGATAAATCTTGCACTACAACCTGGGCTTACGGAAAAGGAAATGAATCAATTGCTTCATTAA
- a CDS encoding DNA internalization-related competence protein ComEC/Rec2, which yields MEFPFLYLTVALSLGIIIGRYVFHPFAFLLLLAISVAISLWRYLKNKNVSLLLLISFIFVGAILSGNAFNSPNPYLKFEDKFITINGKVYEVKEYEGYAKYIVKPPKLPKVLVTQYGGKYPSEGDIVSIRGIISIPQKATNPGGFDYKLFLKKKGIYAVMRVQGYAVDIVGKGNLNFIEKVIYAAKQKTEVNYINSMPERDAKFVISIFLGDKLVDDETLGQFRTAGISHIISVSGMHVAIITGFILYMLSLFNIRRYKVPIIIIVLTFYAILTGANPPVIRAALMASIALIGTTYGKKHNSINSLSFAAFVILIFNPLMLWDVGFQLSFVATLAILYFYKPIREKLSMLNPKIRDLVALTLSAQIGTIPFTMYYYHYISIISLLSNIVIVPLANIAVVLGFLSAMIGLIFPPLSYFINYINIPVVEAILYITKLFNSFPYASINTIVPPLYVIVLYYGILTVLLSSFDKKTKKISIAIALTFVIAIFFYNYLLPKDLEVTFLDVGQGDSTFVRTPHGKTFLIDGGGKPLFATSSFDVGEDLVLPFLYYKGVMKLDGVFISHTDIDHIGGIITVLQQIKVDKVFIGVQKVTDENFKKMIKVAKEKNIPVIFLKKGDKVEIDNIEIYVLHPDPQNLIEENPINNNALVFKMKYKKMEFLFTGDIEKPAEEVLKNLDIKTDILKVAHHGSNTSSTQEFIEKANLKVCIVQVGKNSYGLPDERVLKYLQEKAKVYRTDKNGAIIVKTNGERAYITTFLKE from the coding sequence ATGGAATTTCCATTTTTATATCTTACTGTAGCTCTTTCTTTAGGAATAATAATTGGAAGATATGTTTTTCATCCTTTTGCTTTTTTGCTTTTATTAGCAATTTCAGTGGCTATTTCTTTGTGGCGGTATTTGAAAAATAAAAATGTCAGTTTACTTCTTTTAATTTCTTTTATTTTTGTAGGTGCAATTTTAAGTGGCAATGCTTTTAATTCTCCCAATCCTTATCTAAAGTTTGAAGACAAATTTATAACTATAAATGGCAAGGTGTACGAGGTAAAAGAATATGAGGGATATGCTAAATACATAGTTAAACCGCCTAAATTACCTAAAGTATTGGTTACTCAATATGGGGGCAAATATCCTTCAGAGGGAGATATTGTAAGTATAAGAGGGATAATTTCAATTCCCCAAAAAGCTACAAATCCAGGAGGCTTTGACTACAAGCTCTTTTTAAAGAAAAAAGGAATTTATGCAGTTATGAGAGTGCAGGGGTATGCCGTTGACATTGTGGGCAAAGGCAATTTAAATTTTATTGAGAAGGTTATATATGCTGCAAAGCAAAAAACAGAAGTTAATTATATAAATTCAATGCCCGAAAGAGATGCTAAGTTTGTTATATCGATTTTTTTAGGAGATAAACTTGTTGACGATGAGACTTTGGGACAATTTAGGACAGCAGGTATTTCACATATTATTTCCGTATCAGGAATGCACGTAGCAATTATAACAGGTTTTATACTTTATATGTTAAGTCTTTTTAACATTAGAAGGTACAAAGTTCCTATCATTATAATTGTATTGACCTTCTATGCAATTTTAACAGGAGCAAATCCGCCAGTTATAAGGGCAGCTCTTATGGCTTCTATCGCTTTAATTGGCACTACTTATGGCAAAAAACATAATTCTATAAATTCTTTGTCTTTTGCGGCTTTTGTGATATTAATATTTAACCCTTTGATGCTGTGGGATGTAGGTTTTCAACTTTCATTTGTTGCCACTTTAGCCATTTTGTATTTCTATAAGCCGATACGAGAAAAATTATCAATGCTAAATCCCAAAATACGAGATTTAGTCGCTTTAACTCTTTCTGCTCAAATTGGCACAATCCCCTTTACCATGTATTATTATCATTATATATCCATAATTTCGCTTTTGTCCAACATTGTAATAGTGCCATTGGCGAATATAGCAGTTGTTTTGGGATTTTTATCGGCTATGATAGGGCTGATTTTTCCTCCCTTGTCCTATTTTATAAATTATATAAATATACCTGTAGTAGAAGCTATTTTGTACATAACGAAATTGTTCAATAGCTTTCCTTATGCCAGTATAAATACTATTGTTCCGCCTTTGTATGTGATTGTTTTGTATTATGGAATTTTAACAGTCCTACTTAGCAGTTTTGATAAAAAAACTAAAAAGATTTCTATTGCAATCGCCTTGACTTTTGTTATAGCAATTTTCTTTTATAATTATCTATTGCCTAAAGATTTAGAAGTGACTTTCCTGGATGTAGGACAAGGGGACAGCACGTTTGTCAGGACACCACACGGCAAAACTTTTTTAATAGATGGAGGAGGCAAACCTTTATTTGCGACTTCTTCTTTTGATGTTGGAGAAGATCTAGTACTTCCATTTTTGTATTACAAAGGTGTTATGAAGCTTGATGGAGTATTTATATCTCATACAGATATTGACCATATCGGTGGAATAATTACTGTTTTGCAGCAGATAAAGGTAGATAAAGTTTTTATTGGAGTCCAAAAAGTTACTGATGAGAATTTTAAAAAGATGATTAAGGTTGCAAAAGAGAAAAACATCCCTGTTATTTTTCTGAAAAAAGGAGATAAGGTTGAAATAGATAATATTGAAATATACGTTTTACACCCTGACCCTCAAAATTTAATAGAGGAAAATCCTATAAATAACAATGCACTTGTTTTTAAGATGAAGTACAAGAAGATGGAATTTTTATTTACAGGTGATATAGAAAAGCCTGCAGAAGAGGTTTTGAAAAATTTAGACATAAAGACTGATATTTTAAAGGTGGCTCACCACGGGTCAAATACTTCTTCTACACAAGAATTCATTGAAAAAGCCAATCTGAAAGTATGTATTGTCCAAGTAGGTAAAAACAGTTATGGACTACCTGATGAGAGAGTGCTAAAATATCTTCAAGAGAAGGCGAAGGTATATAGGACGGATAAAAATGGAGCAATTATCGTAAAAACAAATGGAGAAAGGGCTTATATAACTACTTTTCTCAAGGAGTGA
- a CDS encoding MBL fold metallo-hydrolase has translation MKVTVLGCHGPFPGPYGATSGYLVEEENTHILLDCGSGVISRYQRYYELNKLKYIILSHLHSDHVADMMVLRYALDIMESRGMITEPVNVYCPQTPENVFEDFKFKDVFNLHIINEEATLNLEGIEISFKKMTHPVETYAVKMKKGEKIFVYSGDTTYNEDLISFANKADLFLCDGNFLTGMQGPHLTAAEAAEIAKKAECKRLVLTHLSPLISIKDYYDEAIKVFGNTEIARDFEVYVI, from the coding sequence ATGAAAGTCACAGTGTTAGGGTGTCATGGACCTTTCCCTGGGCCTTATGGGGCTACTTCCGGATATTTAGTAGAAGAGGAAAATACTCATATTTTACTGGACTGTGGCAGTGGAGTAATAAGCAGATACCAAAGGTATTACGAGTTAAATAAATTAAAATACATAATTTTGTCTCATTTGCACTCTGATCATGTGGCAGACATGATGGTTTTAAGATATGCTCTTGATATTATGGAGTCAAGAGGCATGATAACTGAACCTGTGAATGTATATTGTCCACAAACACCAGAAAATGTTTTTGAAGATTTTAAGTTTAAAGATGTTTTTAATTTACACATTATAAATGAAGAGGCTACTTTAAATTTAGAGGGAATAGAGATTTCTTTTAAAAAGATGACGCATCCTGTAGAGACTTATGCTGTGAAGATGAAAAAGGGAGAAAAAATCTTTGTATATAGTGGTGATACCACCTATAATGAAGATTTAATATCTTTTGCAAATAAAGCTGATTTATTCCTATGTGATGGAAATTTCTTGACAGGAATGCAAGGACCACACTTAACTGCTGCGGAAGCTGCTGAAATTGCTAAGAAAGCCGAGTGCAAAAGATTAGTTTTGACTCATTTGTCACCGCTTATTTCTATCAAGGATTATTATGATGAAGCAATTAAAGTCTTTGGAAATACAGAAATTGCAAGAGATTTTGAAGTTTATGTGATATAA
- a CDS encoding aspartyl-phosphate phosphatase Spo0E family protein, with the protein MKSNEALERQISVLRKELDNLVTKEEIDYEKVLDISRKLDDLIVSYIINKKDRYSTVGNYI; encoded by the coding sequence ATGAAAAGTAATGAAGCATTAGAAAGACAGATAAGTGTTTTGAGGAAAGAACTGGATAACCTCGTTACTAAGGAAGAGATTGACTATGAAAAAGTGCTTGATATAAGTCGTAAACTGGATGATTTGATTGTTTCATATATAATCAACAAAAAAGATAGGTATTCCACAGTTGGAAACTATATCTAA
- a CDS encoding ECF transporter S component: protein MEQNNVKKIVYGAFMMALVTIGTMVIQIPTPATKGYINVGDSFIFLSSALFGPAMGFVTGGIGSALADLLSGYAYWSPWTFIIKGIEGLIVGLMYKKYTKEYLKVVSLIIGALWMVLGYYIAGGIMYGFKASLVDVPSNLVQGFASIIIGYILIRLISRLELFNKV from the coding sequence ATGGAACAAAACAATGTTAAAAAAATAGTATATGGGGCTTTTATGATGGCATTGGTTACTATTGGTACTATGGTAATTCAGATACCCACTCCGGCTACAAAAGGCTATATAAACGTAGGCGATTCTTTTATATTCTTAAGTTCTGCTTTATTTGGCCCTGCAATGGGATTTGTAACTGGAGGCATTGGTTCTGCTCTTGCGGACTTATTATCAGGTTATGCATATTGGTCTCCATGGACCTTTATAATTAAAGGGATAGAAGGGTTGATTGTTGGACTTATGTATAAAAAATATACTAAGGAATATTTAAAAGTTGTATCTCTTATAATAGGAGCTTTATGGATGGTGTTAGGATACTATATAGCAGGAGGAATCATGTACGGTTTTAAGGCTTCCTTAGTTGATGTGCCAAGTAATTTAGTGCAAGGTTTTGCAAGTATAATAATAGGGTATATTTTGATACGTTTGATATCTCGATTGGAACTATTTAACAAAGTGTAG
- a CDS encoding alanyl-tRNA editing protein, whose translation MTEKLFYEDSYITEFDANIVDKRKINNKWELVLDKTYFYPEGGGQPSDTGLIDGIKVYKIYEENDTVYHLADKCPKGIKVHCQVDWERRFDHMQQHTGQHLLSAVLEKKYGAHTQSFSIGDKSSHITITKDTFNEEEAFEVEKEVNSFVYKNIPVKTYFADEEMLKKLPLRKQPQVSENIRIVEIEGIDYSPCGGTHVMTTGEIGIVKIKKWEKTNKGIRLEFVAGFRALYDYHIKNNYVNALCHLLSEQEENILEHVLKLLEENKEVKKEVNILKENILLEESRNLIKSSELHGGIHIVYKLYENRTTEELKILAKYIVSNDKCIAILGNKRGETGDLVVSRSGDVDIVVNGFFKEVLRVFDGKGGGNAYMCQGGVSLDRLELAMDKALSIVIDEINKR comes from the coding sequence ATGACTGAAAAGCTTTTTTATGAGGATAGTTATATTACTGAATTTGATGCTAATATCGTAGATAAAAGAAAAATAAATAACAAATGGGAACTAGTATTAGATAAAACTTATTTTTATCCTGAAGGTGGAGGTCAACCAAGTGATACGGGCCTAATTGATGGTATTAAAGTTTACAAAATATACGAGGAAAATGATACAGTATACCACCTTGCAGATAAATGCCCTAAGGGTATAAAAGTTCATTGCCAAGTTGATTGGGAGAGAAGATTTGACCATATGCAACAGCACACCGGACAACATCTTTTATCAGCCGTTTTGGAGAAAAAATATGGAGCTCATACGCAAAGTTTTTCTATTGGGGATAAATCTTCCCACATAACTATAACAAAAGATACTTTTAACGAAGAAGAGGCTTTTGAAGTGGAGAAAGAAGTTAATAGCTTTGTTTATAAAAATATACCTGTTAAAACTTATTTTGCAGATGAAGAAATGTTAAAAAAGCTGCCCCTTAGAAAGCAACCACAAGTCAGTGAAAATATAAGAATAGTAGAAATAGAAGGGATAGATTATTCTCCTTGTGGGGGCACTCATGTTATGACTACAGGAGAAATAGGAATTGTAAAAATAAAGAAGTGGGAGAAAACGAATAAAGGCATAAGGTTGGAATTTGTAGCTGGATTTAGAGCACTTTATGATTATCACATAAAAAATAATTATGTGAATGCTCTTTGTCATCTTCTTTCCGAACAAGAAGAGAATATTTTAGAACATGTGTTAAAGTTACTTGAAGAGAATAAAGAGGTTAAAAAAGAAGTTAATATTTTGAAAGAAAACATATTGTTGGAAGAGTCTAGAAACCTGATAAAAAGTTCAGAGTTGCATGGAGGTATACACATAGTATACAAGCTTTATGAAAATAGAACGACAGAAGAGCTAAAAATATTAGCTAAATACATAGTTTCTAATGACAAATGTATAGCTATACTTGGGAATAAAAGAGGAGAAACAGGAGATTTAGTGGTTTCAAGGTCTGGCGATGTAGACATTGTGGTGAATGGATTTTTTAAAGAGGTATTGAGGGTTTTTGACGGAAAAGGTGGAGGAAACGCTTATATGTGTCAAGGCGGAGTCTCCCTAGACAGATTAGAATTAGCAATGGACAAGGCGTTGAGTATTGTTATAGACGAAATAAATAAAAGATAA